The Neisseria sicca genome includes a window with the following:
- the rpsT gene encoding 30S ribosomal protein S20, whose protein sequence is MANSAQARKRARQSVKQRAHNASLRTAFRTAVKKVLKAVEAGDKAAAQAVYQESVKVIDRIADKGVFHKNKAARHKSRLSAKVKALA, encoded by the coding sequence ATGGCAAACAGCGCACAAGCCCGCAAACGTGCCCGCCAATCGGTTAAACAACGCGCCCACAACGCCAGCCTGCGTACTGCATTCCGTACCGCAGTGAAAAAAGTGTTGAAAGCAGTTGAAGCCGGCGACAAAGCTGCTGCTCAAGCAGTTTACCAAGAGTCCGTTAAAGTCATCGACCGTATCGCTGACAAAGGCGTATTCCACAAAAACAAAGCAGCCCGCCATAAGAGCCGTCTGTCTGCCAAAGTAAAAGCATTGGCTTAA